The Fusarium fujikuroi IMI 58289 draft genome, chromosome FFUJ_chr05 DNA segment AGCCCAGCTTTTCTTGCTTGTCTAGATGTTGCTTATCGATGTCGACGTCATAGAGAAGCCATGCCTTGATTCTGTTGATTTGAGTGCTGGTCTCGATTGCTCAGCTTTTCCAAGATCTGATCTCCCCTTCTTGAGTGAGGCGGATATTCCAAGTGAGACAACGAATGCTTGGCACTCCTCATCTGCTTTGGTGAGATTTGTAAGAGTTGACTTCCAATCGTCCAAGGTCGCAACACCCCTCAGCATGCGCTTCAAAGTTGACTTGGCAAAGTAGCATGCGGCCTTGATGTAGAACAACGTGATCTTGCTATACATGGCTACaaggatcttctcaaagtcctcATGCTTACCATGCTTGCCATAAATGTAATCTTCCTCTACGATTTTGTATCGAGCAACTAGCTCCGTTGCCTTGCTCACTCCATCAATGGCAAGTTATCGTTCATCCGTGTCATTGGCGATGATCTATAGTGACCCTATGTTAGCCTATTTCCCATCCTCAATGTTATGGTATTAAACCCACCGGTAAGAGAACACATACGCCAGCCCATGCTAGACCGGCGTAAGGGTTCAGAGCGGCAGTCTGGCTTGCAAACCCAGAAATCTTCTGCGCTATCACCACGATCCGGGTCACTTCCTCTCACACCTTGAAAACATGGCCAGGCCACTTCAGTACCCATTCCTTCTGCTGCATCTCGTCGAGTTTTATCTTTACAATGGCCTTCATTTTCGCGTCATCCCCCACCACGCGCCGGGCTGATGGTAATAGGTGAATGCCCGAATCGGATAGCTCAGAGCTCGAGGAATCTCCGATGTCTGCTTCGGCAGATGAACTATCCTTGATGAAGCCTACATCATCGCCCTGGTTCTGTATAGTGTTGCTGCTAGCTATTCCGCCGTCTGTCCCCGCCGCGCGCTCCAGGAGGACATCGTATGCGTCCAGGATTTTCTTTAGTTGTTCGTCTTTATCTGCAAGAATTTCCTCATATACCTTTATCCAGAAGCTGAATATTTTCAATTTCGTTGAGACATCTTGCGAGTCCGAATTTGCAGGCGCTGAGGCCTGTGCCTGACCGGCTGTTGGGTTCGTGGTTTCGTCGACCAGATCGGATCCGTGGTTTCGGAAGCGGAGTCCTTGTCTCCCGGAGTACGGCGTTCTCGGCTGCGCCAAAGCTTGTCTCTCAGTCGAGGCATTGTAACGGTTGAAAGTCAAAATACCACGTCAGGACGCGTTGTCGGTTGACTGATGGAAGTATTATATCCAAATCTCACGAGAAACACTTCGTTGATGACGCCAAAAACGTTCTGACACATAGATTGGTGCCTTCGGCTCAAACTACCTGCAGGAGGATATCACACACTTACCGCCTGGCCCCTTGGGTCCCTAACTGCCCTTTCTTGACATTCCTAACAATAGTCTGCTTGATTGTAACATACAGTATAGTGATAATGAATAAAGCAGGATATAGGTGGCGCAGAATTAGGCACGGACATGTCCAATATCTGCATCaataacttattaagaaGAAAGCTTAACACTATGAGGTTGATTTGAAGTGCAATCcataaataatagatagtCTTCTTAAGGCAATAGCCTATTCTTGGGCTTAAACTGCATCTGTCAGATCATGGGCCGCCAAGACGTCGACGCCGGGGCTGCAACACATGGGGCATCAGTGTGGCTTAACATAATCCCAGCCTCGTAATTTTCCAAAGTCTTGCGAGTACCATTATGGCTGTCCATGATATTGATATTTCACCATTGACACTCTTTTCCGTCAGTACACCAGCTTCACCCTCGGCGTGACCCTTCCTCCAACCTGAAGACCCCTGGCTCTGGGTGTTCCTCATCATACTTCCAGAGCAACACCTGAGCCTCTTTATTCTCCCCGCAATCTAATTCGATAATGTACGATATCCAGGGCTTAGTTGGATATCGTCCTTGCTTCGCAGTCTCATTGTGTGACACATTCCATGTCCAtaaatgatgatgatagtgCCTGAGCTCATAAGTCTCGTTCAAAATTCCTTGAAACGTCATGGAGAGACGGCCATTCAAGATTTTTACGTCTATGCGGAAATTTTGAAGGGCGTTCCAGTAGCGACCTGTATATGCCTCGAGGTTCATATGTCTCGTGCCTCTTTCTCGTCTCGTTTCAAGTTCGTCATCGATCTTCTCTGGCAGAGATAGCGCCGCCCTCACAGCCACAGTAGCAAGATGCAGAAAGCCGATTCTCTCAGTACTGCCTGACAGCGTATGCATGATTATTTGAGGAATCCAATCGCATGCATCGCCCAGGCCCGACGAGTTCTGCATTGCGATGATGGCCGTCTCGGTTTCTGGTAAGAGGTAAGCAGCTGTGTTGAATCCTTGAATGCTTCCTCCATGATACAGAGTGAGCTGACTTGGAGCTCCTTGCCCAATTACTGGCATTAAGGGAATAAGCAGATAGTTGTAATTGAGAGTGCCTAATGGGCATGGGAGCTGTGCACGCCCCCAGCCCAGTGCATAAGACTGCTCGCCCAAAGAGATGACGCCAAGCTGATTGTGAGGTCGGAGAATTGTAGTCAGCTGCTTGAATGGCGAGTTCGGGGTTGAGGtcgtgttgttgttgaactGATGATTGACTGCTTTCATAAAGCTGCAGTAGTATTTGGCCAAGTCATTTGTGCAGCTCCGAATGGCCCCACCAGCACCCATGATGGTTTCGTGGGATATGGTAGGAATTGGAACTTCATAAGAAGAGGCATCTTCCAGGGCGTAATAGGCCTTTGCTGCGTTGGAATTCCCAGCAAGGTCCTCCACCGACGTTCGATGCATCCCCATCGGCTCCCATACCTTTTCCTTGAAAACTTTTTCGAGACTCTTCCGCTCAACCATCTCGATGATTCAGCCAACCACGTCGTAGGCGTAGTTATTGTAGAGAAAGTCATTCCTGAAGTCTCTGATGACAGGTTGAGCCGAACGCCCAGGTCCGTATACCCTCTGACTTTGGGAGCAGGATATTCCCAGCCCGAGAAATCCAGATGGCGTCGCTACGCGCCACTCCAGTGCGATGGGATAAGAGATCAGCGATAGTGATCTGCGAGCCGCGGCCCTCGAATGCATCTTGGAGCTCGGGCAATACTGAGGCGACGCGAGTCGACCACCCGAGCTTCCCTTCCTCAACCAATATTCCCACGAGGACTGCCACGATTCCTTTAGTCACAGAGCCGATGAAGTACGTTGTATCGCCATCCGGGGTGTTCTGAACTTCAACGTCTCGAAAACCGAGATGCTTGGCATaggcttcttctccgccCGAAACAACGGATAACGAAAGTCCAGTCGCGCCACTGACCTTGCAGATGTAGTCCATCTGAGGCTCTAGAAAGACGATAGCATCGTGTATGTTAGTACGGGAGTAGCTCACCATGGTGAGGTCTTGAGAAATCAATGATGTTGTCGTAGTGGAATGAGTATGAAAGCGAGTAATCCAGCGAATGATGCTCCTTTTCAGCAATTCACTCTATGGACTTGATGAGGGGAacttgtttgttgtttgttccTGTTTGCTTTGTTCTCTTGCGCCACTGAAAGTTTAAGAAACAAATTCGGCAAATACTGTGGCTTTTGCCGTCCGCAAACCTGCAATCCGAGATCGAAATGGTAAGCCTTCGGCTTCAATTGATCTGCAATGTACTGCATCTTAGCTGCCCTTAAAGGAAATGGCCATGGCAAGTTCGAACGTTAGATTGGCTAATCAACGGGAAATTCCGCTCAGCTGAGAGCATCATCACATAGCCATCTCCCAAGAAACGAGATGACTCGTGTGACACGCCGGAGTTCTGGCCGGGTCTGATGACAAAGTTACTGGTAGTGCTTGCCAGTATACTAAAGGTTTAGGCACCAGGCTTGTTTGCTGCAAGTAAGCTGACGACTTTGTAGCTCAACTCAAACAAAGTGTCCTTATATGCAGGTAAAAGACCGACATTTCCTCTGGCGGTCACACCACTTCGGCTGATGTAGGTGGCATAAGACAATGTGGTTTCCTTACAACCTCTACACAACGTTTATTTGATGTAATTTGCCGTACCTGATTTCGTTGGAGGAGGGTTTCGGGTGGCTACGGAGAGAAGGGACTGACCATGCATCGATAAATCGAAGGGATTATTTGATTATGACTGGATTATTGCAGGCCATACCTTATGGTGTTATTTAAGGGCActatagaattaataatgTCCCCGCAAAGGTTTCCGAAAACTGCATCAATTTTCGATCTGGTTGATCGATGATAACATGgaagctaataaataagCTAAGCCTTGGTATGGGCTGTTAATTGCTGACTGCATACAAAACCCGCTGACGGTGCATTCAGCTGCTCCAGTGTTGGGCCAATAACGTCACGGACTTAAGTTATAGTGAGGCACGAGAGCATCAATCCTTGCAAGGCAACAAATAAACCCCTCGTATTTATTGTTCAACCCCAGAGCCATTTGCAATTTCTCTTTTCGCCCTCAAGCATGCTCTCTTTCACATCTCCCTTCTGTCATTTCTAGCCCTGCAATATTTTTGTGCCTAGTGGCAGTCGCGTACCGCATCATGGTAGCAAAAAAGGCACGCACGGAGCTGGAGAAGCAGCTAAAGAACGATGATCGAGATGTTGCCGACCTATGGAAGGAAGCTCTCAAGAGCTATGAGAGCATTGTCGGTTTCGGTCTGCAGCGCAAATTCGACAATGTCCAGTCCATGCTTGACTACGGAACTGATCAGATGAACAACTTTCACAAGTTCAGGCacgacaagggcaaggtcgATAGACTGAGGACCTTGTTCTCTTCCAATCTAGATCTCGTTGAACAAGGCGCCAACCAGATTATTGCCGCCGCAGCACCGGCTTTTCCACCAGCCGCTGCCATTGGAACCGCTTTGACCTACATGCTTCAAGCTTGTCGGTCTGTTTCTGCCGACTACGATATTGTGATTGTCTTCTTTGAGGACATGAACAGCTTCTTAGGTCGGATTACAATTCTGGAGAAGAGATTGCCGCAAGACAAGGCTTATCAGAACTGCCTGATGGAGGTGTTCACCTCACTTCTGACCATGTGCGGTTTTGCGCACAAGTACATCGAGCTCGGTCGCTTCAAGAAATGGATCTCAAATCTGTTCAAAGGTGACGACGGAGAGCTTGGTGGTGCGAGAGCGAATATGAACAAGAACCTGGATCACTTGCAGCAAGCGACCGAATTTGCCATCCTGGGCAACACAGAAGAGACTCTTGCAATGGCATCACAGCTTGATGAAAACCAGAAGTCTCACGCCGAGATGCTCGAGCGAGTCGGTCATACCATCGACACCATTCATGAGAACACGGAGAACATTCGCGGAGACATTGCCAAGATCCTCAAGCTGTTCGGCGgacagaagaaggaaaagactATGGAGAAGCCGCAAGCGAATAAACCGACTTCTTCCAACAGTATTCGCAACGCTATGCCCATAGTTCTTAATGACGATCACGAGTATCACGCCCTGAAGGAGACTCTTCTCCCAGACTCATGCAGCTGGCTCTTCTCCGAACCTGAGTGGGAAGAATGGCTGAAGCTCCCAGATGGCACACGGCCCATCCTTGCAGTGACATCAGAGCCCGGTACGGGTAAAAGTCACATGGCCGCTGCGCTACACGACAAGCTCGCCCAAAGGGCTAGCGAAGATGAGACGGGCCATACTTGCGTAGCGCACTTTTACTTCCGTGAACAAGAAGACGCATTTGCTTTTCTCCTTTGCGGTGTCATCACGGTCATCAATCGCATCGCGGAGACAAACTACGCAGCTTGTGAGAAGCTGAATGCACAGATAGCTCGAGACGACCTTGACATCGATACAAAACTGTGGCAGAACCTCTTTGAACACCTACTGGGCGCCGTTTTTGCGCCGGATTCCAAGTTCAACCTCTTTATTGTTTTGGATggacttgatgagcttcgtGACTGGGCCAACTTCAAGCTGTTTCTGACCGACTACTTTAACGAGAAGGGATTGAAAATCTCTCTGGTTGTTACTTCGAGGCCTGGGAAATTAGATGATCTCCCAGAAGGTACAAAGATAACTCGGATTGAGGCCACTAAGAAGAAACAGACCCAGGATCTCAGGGCTTTGATCTGGAGTGAGATTAACTCTCTTAACAACCTGAGACGTTTCAGTCGTTATGTCCAGCAAAGAATCGCCGATACTATTGAAGAAGTATCACCAAGTCAGTGAAATCTCTAACTCATTTGAACCATTGCTAACACTGATAGATATGCTGTACGCTCAGCACCTACTCGGCCGTTTTGATGGTCTGGGCCGTGAAGGGGCCGTTCTCCGCGCCCTCAGTCAAGACAAGCCCAAAAACCTCCACGAAATCTACGAAATTCTCCTCGCAGAATCTCAGCGCCGTATGCCACCCAAACACCAAGAGGTCGCTGCATCGTTGCTGCACTGGGTCGCTTTCGCGAGAAggctcttgaccttgtctgAGATCCAGTCTCTCGTCAAGTATCTCGCACAGGACAGCAAATTTGACATCGAAGAGATACGCGAGCTTTTCGACAAGTTCCTGAGAGTCGGCGGCCCCGGTTACGATACAGAGGTCCTGGCGAGACTACAGGCTAGTCAGGCGACAGCAGTCCAAGACCTGAAgcaggatgatgacgataaaCATGATAGTATCTATGATGATGGCCCACTGCCCGTCACTTTCAAGGAGCGTTCCATGAGACACTATTTCACCAATAGTTCTCACGGCGCTTCTGATTTTAGATGGGGCCCTTCGGAAGCCAATCGGAAAATGCTAGTCACCAGCGCAGAGCTGCTACGACAGCCTCGCAAGAGCATAAGCGAGAGACTCCTCAAATACTCGGCACTGCACTTTCTCGGgcattttatatctataacgATAGACCAGCACACATCAGAGGAACAGATAGAGGTCCTTGAAGTCTTTGCCGAGGCAATGTCTGACAAGACCGGGCTGGCGGAGATGATGGCCAAGAGCGGGATCATATATGGAAAACCTGGGGCTGGAGCCTTAACTAACACCAAGGTTTCTGAATGGGCAGGTCTCCTTGAGAAGCCAGAAGTTAAGGAAAGGTTGAGTGATTTCGCTATTCAGTGGTGGAAACCCCTTGGGTCAGCGCCAGCGACTTGTCGCATCGATATAGCAAAGGGCTATCTCCGTCAGCTGTACGGCGCGGAGAATGCCAAAGACGCTTTTGATTCGTGGCAGAAACTTCACGGCATCTTGCAGGTGGTAAGGATATTTACAATCGGCCTTTGTTTGGCGACTATGCTAACGCGCTGCCTGTTTCTAGTCTGAGCTAACCAAGTTGGTGATGGACCAAGCTGTCATTAACTTCCCGGATCGTTTCGACGGCGAAAAGGGCTTCAGTAAGGACAGTGCAGAGTTTGACGAAACTGCAGCCAGCCTTGGAATCTTGAACctctttggtgatgagatcaagccTGGCGCAGCAGCCCATCGCGCAGTTGCAGAAGTCCTCGATCAGTATGATCTGTTAGACCCAGCCGAAAAGACATGCCGCGCTGCGCTTGAGCTCTGCAAGcccagtgatgatgagttttACAGAACCTCGTGCGTACTATCCAGCCTGCTCCtccagcagaagaagaaacaagaagcCGTTGAAGTGGCCAGCACTGCAGTCGACAAGTTGTCCACGAACCATATTCCCCCCGCGCTGAAACGGACGGTTTATACGACATGTGCTAGGACGCAAACCAAGCTTCGTCAATACGACGCTGCTCTTGACTCATTCTCCAAGGCAAAGGCTAGTGATGCTGACGGAATTACACCGGGACAAGATCTCGTGGACGAGCTCAGGGTCGTGGAGAGAAGGAAGGACAAGTCCCAATATATCCAGATGTTAAAGGAGTGGAGTCTTGTTGAGAGAATCACATGGATCGCTTCAGAGTATGCAGAGGAAGGGGAAGAAAGACAAGCGATCTTCGCCGACATCGCCTCAGAGACCGGCGAGCAAGACTTCATCGTTAAGTTCCATGAAGAGGCCGTCGCCTTCCTGGACAACCTCGACGCTGCTCTTCCGCTTCGACTCGACCTCGCCGTGATATACTTCGAGGTATGTCGCGAGCCTGAGAAGGCACTCAAACTACTGGATCAAGTATTCGACACACGCGCAACAGGCCTCAGGTTTCCGATTCTTGGTGGAACTGCACTTTTGATGATGCTCCGCGCCGTTGATTACATGACTAATGTTCAGCTCGAGCTCTTCCGCAAGTCTCGCGATCCAGTCTACAAAGCTGAGCGGTTGTCCGCACTCGCTGGTCTTATGCAACGACCGTTTGCTTCAGACGTTCCCAGAACATCTGCATCCTGGACCAGCTTTCACCGTGTTGGACTAGCGTACATGTATCTTGTAATGGGCCCACTTGAAAAGTTCCAGCAAGCCATCCAGTCTCTGCTGCACGACTGCTTCGCGGGTCTCAACGATTCCGTTGGGTGGAACGATGCGCCTTATCTGTGGATGCTAGCGCAGTCATTATCCTTAATGAGCAAAGCGCTGaggaatgatgatgagcttcaCAGATATGCTCGTATTGTTGCTTCGGCTGTGTTTTCGAGACTGGGCAATACTGATAAATCTGAGGACGAGGTgtcagcagaagaagaggctaaAGACCAAGGGGAGATCCCGGCAGCCGAAGAGAACGATGATGCTGAGCAGCCTCACATCGATGTTGAcaccagcgatgatgaggaggacatAGCTGAGCCACCTACAGACGAGGGAGACTTGGTAGACCCGGAAGACGGGTACTACACCTGCGGTGGCTTCTGCAACCCAGCGCGCAAATTCAAATGGTGGGCCGGTCGCTCAGCATACCTATATATAACATTCGCGTCAGGCATGATCTGCGAGGAATGCCAGGCTGAGTATGACGCTATTGAACGTGGTGAGAAGAAGTTTAAGGGCAGATACTTTTATGGCCTCGGTCAGGATAAGCTGAAGCTTCCTGTCGAGGGCTGGCGAGGTGTGAAGAATGGCGTCATGAGGATCGAGGGACAGGAGGATGTTGCTGTGGATGACTTCTTTAAGAAATTGGAGACTGAGGTTGTGAAAAATGCTTGGGATAGGATTTGGGCTGGTGATGGATTTTGAGGACTTTGGTGAATTTGGTTTCACAGGTCTGACGGTTATTTTCGAGTCTTGTACAGCCTTAATTCTCGCAGTGTCCTATACATATGCAATTGGTCCCTCGACTTACCCTCAAACGACTATGATCCGATTCGCGAAGGACCGTATCTATCAAATTCTTTTGAGGTTGTAAATAAACCCTTGCGTGCAGGGTAGTTGACATGATCCCGTAAGCTCGGTAAAGAAGTGGGTACAAATGCCTGCCAATTTCCATTAGCTTGTTTATGCACTGTCAACTATTGGCACTAATCTCTATAACTCGTCAACCTAAACCAATAGTCTATTCTCTAGACCGTTTAATGATCATCTCAGGAGGACTTTTCAAGTTAAATATCTGATCATGACTGTTTTTATTTAGTTCATCcacttcctttctctttttcttcccttaGTCACGGTCTTTGTTTTTACCCTTACAGTCGTTACCTGTATCATCATGCGAGTtgctcttcagctgctgGCTATTTGCCAACTTGTCTGTGCATCACCATgcaagccttcttcttcctctgcttcAGTCGCTTTATCTACGACTTCCACTGAAGCCTCGTCTACTGCCGTtgtttcatcttcaactatCGCCGATGAAACTGAGACGTCTACCACTTTCTTCACTGAATCGACGGCCGTGTCCGAGACTGAGACAGCTACTAGCGAGACAGGGACTGAGACAGCTTCTGGCTCTACCACTATCCTGATCACCACTTCAAGTGCTGAACCAACTACACTCGCGACATCCACTGCGGAACCTACAACCACCACAACAGCTGCCGCAGAACCAACCAACGTCATCACAAACCCTGGGTTCGACTCAGGTAGCACCGCCCCCTGGTACACACTCGGAGGCCGCGGCACGCTCTCCTTCACGGACGAAGATACACACTCCGGCGAATTCTCTGGCCACTTCTATACAGCTGGTTACATCAGCCCTGTCGTCCTGGGCATCGACCATCCTGTTGACGCATCCCTGATCAAGGCTGACACTGAGTACCATTATTCTATCTGGATCAAGACAAGCACGGCTGTTAACTGCCAGTCACGAAAGATTACCTGTGGTGCCGGGGGCGGGTACATCTCGGGCTCCGACTGGGCTGGGCCGTATAATGAATGGACGGAGTTTACTATGAGCTGTACTTGGAGTCAAATGTTTTTGGACATGGTGCCGAGTATTCAGATTCGGGCGGAGTGTCAGAATTTGGAGTTTTATGTTGATGATGCGGTTCTTATCGAGGCGAACtagagaagagaaggcgTGCGCGGATGAAAAAATAAGAGCTCGCAGATATTCTAAGTCCTGGCTTTCTTATCCCTGTCTCTGTTATATTTCACCCCTTCCCATCAAAGCTGTGCATAAATGCTGGTATTATAGAACCTTAGTTGACCTTTCATTTCTTATCTATAGAATTTATCATATAATCGCTTTTCATTTCTTCATTTGAGCCAAGTACGACTCGACATCAGACTCCCTCAATCGAGTAGCCTTACCATTCACCTGCTCACCAATGTCAACTTGGTAAgccctcatcttctcaaggtaCTCTGGGACGAAAGCACCCAGAATTCTGATGGCCAGCAAAGCGGCGTTGGTGGAGTTGTTGATGCCGACGGTGGCGGTAGGAACACCGCGCTGTATCGAGTCAGTCGGTGTACACTGGTGGATGAGGATATTACTTACGGGCATCTGGACAATGCTCAGAAGAGAGTCCATGCCGTCCAAGTGGGTGGCCTTGACGGGAACGCCAATGACGGGAAGAGGTGTGTAGGCTGAGACCATGCCGGGGAGATGGGCAGCTCCTCCTGCAGCGGCAATGATAACCTTGATGCCACGATCAGCAGCGGCAGTAGCCACATCACCCATCTTGACAGGTGTTCGGTGAGCAGATGTAATGTCAACCTCCCAAGGAACACCAAATTGAGTAAGAATATCAAGACCAGCCTTGAGAACAGGGAGATCAGAGTCAGAGCCCATGGTAACCAGAACCAGGGGATCCCTAGTAGACTTGGCAACAGCCCGTTCAGGTCGAAGACTCTTGCTCTTAGCTTGAATGCGCTCCTCTCGCATATCAGCTGCCAACTTGACAAGCGGCTGAGCATactcctcgagctccttaATGCTGGCGGTCAACCCGGTAAGGGTGATGTGACCAATCTTGCGGCCGGGCTTGGACTGCTTGCCGTAGAGATGGGGGTACACGCCGATGTTGCTGTCGAACATGGACTTGGCCTTTTGCACGAGAGGGATGTGGGATTCTGGTTCGGCGCCTCCGAGGATGTTGATCATGATGCTGGACGCGACATGGGGCTCGAGCTTTTCGGGGAGGGGCTCGTCAAGAATTGATGTGAGCTGCGCCTTGTACTGTGACCTAAGGAATTCTCAGCATGAAATGAGTGGAACAGTCTTGGAGACATACATGTAAGGAACGGCCTCGATGGTGAGATGGCCAGAGTTGTGAGGGCGCGGCGCAATCTCATTGACAAGGATGTCATTCTTCTCCGTGACAAACATCTCAACAGCAAAAACACCTCGTCCccagagcttctcaacaacactgACAGCAACTTCCTGAGCGCGCTTGGATACCTCATCTGGTGTATCGCGAGGAGGCATGTAGACACGCGAGCAAACATTGTCCTCATGAACAGTTTCGACACAAGGGTACGGAACAAGACGCTTTGTTCGACCCTCAGTGTCTTCTGTGCGGATAACAATGACCGAGAGCTCGCGCTGGAAGGGAACATACTTCTCAGCGTAGCACTGAAGCTTTCCAAATTCGTTCACAGCAGtctcaatatcctcatcaTTAGCGATCTTGATGTTTCCACGTCCATCGTACGAATCCTTTCGCGACTTGAGCATATAAGGAAATCCGAACTTAGCCGCAACATCCTTCAGCGCCCTACGCATCTCCTCCGCACCCTCAGCCTGGATAGCGACCTGCTCAGCGATAGGAATACCCTGCTTGCCCAGATAATCCTTCTGCTCAAACTTATCCTGAATCAGGCGCAGGGTCTTCCACGAAGGGTAAACAACGACTTTTCCCTCGGTGGCCAGCTCCTCCAGGACAGCAGTCTCGATGTGCTCCGTCTCAACGCTGAGGACGCTGCAGCTGCTGGCGAGCTCTCTGATCTTCTGGGCGTCTTTGAAGGACCCATCGACGTGGTATTTGCTGCGGCTGACTTGCTTGGCGGGTGCGTCTT contains these protein-coding regions:
- a CDS encoding related to phosphoribosyl-5-aminoimidazole carboxylase, which codes for MSGKPALGLLGGGQLGRMLCEAASPLEVEIAILDAQDAPAKQVSRSKYHVDGSFKDAQKIRELASSCSVLSVETEHIETAVLEELATEGKVVVYPSWKTLRLIQDKFEQKDYLGKQGIPIAEQVAIQAEGAEEMRRALKDVAAKFGFPYMLKSRKDSYDGRGNIKIANDEDIETAVNEFGKLQCYAEKYVPFQRELSVIVIRTEDTEGRTKRLVPYPCVETVHEDNVCSRVYMPPRDTPDEVSKRAQEVAVSVVEKLWGRGVFAVEMFVTEKNDILVNEIAPRPHNSGHLTIEAVPYMSQYKAQLTSILDEPLPEKLEPHVASSIMINILGGAEPESHIPLVQKAKSMFDSNIGVYPHLYGKQSKPGRKIGHITLTGLTASIKELEEYAQPLVKLAADMREERIQAKSKSLRPERAVAKSTRDPLVLVTMGSDSDLPVLKAGLDILTQFGVPWEVDITSAHRTPVKMGDVATAAADRGIKVIIAAAGGAAHLPGMVSAYTPLPVIGVPVKATHLDGMDSLLSIVQMPRGVPTATVGINNSTNAALLAIRILGAFVPEYLEKMRAYQVDIGEQVNGKATRLRESDVESYLAQMKK